The genomic stretch TGAATCACTCGCAGCGCCTGGAAAGCGTCGGCCAGTTGACCGGCGGCATTGCACACGACTTCAACAACCTGCTGACCGTCATTTCCGGCAACCTGCAGGTGCTCGAACAGCTGCCGCTGGTCGAGCAGGACGATTTCGCCCCGCAGCTGGTGGCGGCCGCGATGCGCGCCACCAAGCGCGGCGCCGAATTGACGGGCAAGCTGCTGGCCTTTTCGCGGCGCCAGGTGCTGCAGCCGACCCAGGTGGACACCGGCGCGCTGATCGATTCGCTGGCCGACATGCTGCGGCGCACGCTGGACCAGCGCATCCAGATCGACGTGCAGATCGACACCCCGGCGCCGGTGTGCCTCGCCGACCCGGGCCAGCTCGAATCGGCCTTGCTCAACATTGCGATCAACGCGCGCGATGCGATGCCCGACGGCGGGCGCCTGACCTTCTCTTGCCGTTCGATGCTGGCGCTGCCCCCGGCGCTGCACGGCGAGGTGAGCGAGGACGAGACGTCGGTCGACGGTTTCGTCGCCATCGCCATCACCGACACCGGCAGCGGCATGCCGGAAGCGGTGAAGGAACATGCGTTCGAGCCCTTCTTCACGACCAAGGAGGCCGGCCGCGGCACCGGCCTCGGGCTGGCCACGGTGTACGGTTTCGCCAAGCAGTCGCGCGGCGCGGTGTCGCTCGACAGCACGCTGGGCGTCGGCACCACGGTGACGCTGTACCTGCCGGGGCTGGCCGAAGCCGGCGCCAGCCATGACCTCGAGGTCGACGCGCAAGGCAGCGTGCCACCCGGCCTGCGCGTGCTGCTGGTGGAGGACGACGCCGAGGTGCGCGTCGTCGTGCACCGATTCCTGGTGTCGCTCGGCTGCCACGTCACCGCCTGTCTCAACGGCGAAGAGGCGCTGGTCGCGCTCGGGCCGCAGGCGCCCTTCGACCTGCTGTTGACCGACATCGCCCTCGGCGCCGGCATGCGCGGTACCGAGCTGGCGCGGGAAGCCCAGCAGCGCTTTCCGGCCTTGCGGGTGTTGCTGATGTCCGGTTTCGCCAGTGGCCTGCTCGCCACTCCGCCGCCGTGGGAGCTGCTGCGCAAGCCCTATACACGCGGCGAACTGGCCGCCGCGATCGTGCGCGTGATGTCGGAGGCCGCGGGCCCGACCGCGGCTCCGTAACACTGCGTGAACCGCCGGTGTCAGGACGGCATCAACACGTCACGGCGCCCGCCGCTTTGACGCGCATCAAATCGAGGGCAGCCGCGGCTCGATAGTCTTGAGCCCGTGCCGTACTCCAACCCTGTCCTCCCCCACCGCAAGCTCTGGTCCGTCGAAAGCCTCGCGCCCGACGACGTCTTGCAGCTGCTCGAAACCGCCCGCCGCCTGAAGCAGGCGGCTCGAGCCGGCCGTCCGTCCGTGCCGCTGCGCGGCCGCAACCTGGCCTTGTGGTCGGCCGACCCCGCCGGCTCGCGCGGCGACGTCGTCCACGACGCCGCACTCGAACTCGGCGCTCAGGTTGCCCGCCTGCATCCCGGCCACGCCGCCATGAGCAGCCACGACGAGGTGCATCACACGGCCCAGATGCTGGGCCGGCTCTACGACGCGCTGGACTGCGAAGGCCTGCCGAGCGAGATGGTGCGGCTGGTCGACCGGGGCGCCGGGGTGCCGGTCTATAACGGGCTCGGCTCCGACGAGCACCCGGTCCGGGTGCTGGCCGAATTGATGGGGCTGCAGGAGCGCACCGGCAAGCCGCTCGGGCAGCTGCGCGTGGCCCTGGTCGGGGACCCGCGGCGCCCGTGTGCCGACGCCTTGTTGCAGATCGCCGCGATGACCGGGCTCGACGTGCGTTTCGTGGCACCGCGTGCGCAATGGCCCGAGCCGGTGCGGCTCGAGCAGGCGCAGCGCCTGGCCGGCGCTCGCGGCCTGCGGTTGCAGCTGATCGAATCGCTGCAGCAGGCGAGCGACGAGGCGGACATCGTCGTCGATGCAACCGACCCCCTGCGCTGGCGCACCGAGGCACCCGCCGCCGGGGCCGACGAGCGCGAACACGCCGACAACCGCCGCTACACGCTGCAGGCCCTGCTGCTGTGCACGCTGTCGTGAGCCGCTGGCGGAACAGCGCCGCGGTCGTCCTCCTGGCGCTGGTGTCGCTGGCGCCCGCGGGCGCCGCCGACCCATCGGCCGTCCGCCCCATGCCCGGCGCGACCGGCGCCACTGACGCGCTGTCCGCGGCGATCGTCGCGCGGCTGCATGCCGGCGCCTTCGAGGCGCCTGCGAGCCGGGCCGAGCAGCAGGAATTGCAGCGCCTTTACCCACCCGGCCGCAACGCCGCACGCTGGCTGGATGCCGGCGGGCGGCCCGGCCCCCAGGCACAAGCAGCCCTGGCGCTGCTGACCACGGCCGACCGTGAGGGCTTGGTGCCCGCCGACTACCACGCCGAGGCCCTCGCACAAAGCGCCGCACGGCTTGCCGGCGCGGGCGGGCCGGCACCGGACGAAGCCGCCGCCTGGGAACTGGGCCTGAGCCTGGGCGTGTTGCGCTACCTGCGCCATCTCCACGTCGGGCGGGTGGACCCGTCCGCGGTGCGCTTTCGCCTGCCGGTGCGCGACCACCACCACGATTTCGCCGCGCTGCTGGACGAGGCCCTGCAGGGGCACCGGCTGACGGCACTCGTCACCGGCCTGACCCCGCCGTTCGGCCAATACCGCGCGCTGCGCGAAGAGCTGGCCCGGTACCGAGGGCTGGCCGCGTCACCGCCGCCGGCCGCTTTGCAGACCGTGCCCGCCCTGGCGGCAGGGCAGCGGCATGCCGTCGTGCCGGCGCTGCGCGAACGCCTGCGCATGCTGGGCGACCTGCCCGCGCACGAGGCGGTCGACCCGCAGTCGGACCACTACGACGCCCCGCTCGCCGAGGCGGTGCGGCGCTTCCAGTTGCGCCACGGCCTGGGTGTGGATGGCGTGCTCGGCCGGTCCACCCAGGAAACGTTGAACGTGCCGCTGGCACGACGCGTGCGCCAGATCGAGTTGGCGATGGAGCGTTTGCGCTGGTTGCCGCACCCCGACGGCCGCCCCTTCATCGCCATCAACATTCCGATGTTCCGCCTGTGGGCCTGGTCGGCCGGCGGACCCGATGCCGAGCCGGCGCTGAACATGCGGGTGGTGGTCGGGCGTGCGCTCGACACCCAGACGCCCGTGTTCACCGAAGAGATGCGCTACCTCGTCTTCAGGCCCTACTGGAACGTGCCGTCCTCGATCGTGCGGCAGGAGATCCTGCCGGCTCTCGAGCGCGACCCGGGCTACCTGGACCGGCACGAGATGGAGCTGGTCGCGGGTGCCAGCGACGACGCGCCCGCGGTGGCCGCCACGCCGGCCCATCTCGCGCTGCTGCGCCAGGGTGGGTTGCGGCTGCGGCAACGCCCCGGGCCGCGCAACGCCCTCGGCGCGGTGAAGTTCATCTTCCCCAACGCCCACAACGTCTACCTGCACGGCACCCCTGCCTTGTCCTGGTTCGAGCGCAGCCGTCGCGATGCCAGCCACGGTTGCGTGCGTCTGGAGGACCCGCTGGCGCTGGCGCAGTGGGTGTTGAGGGACCAGCCGCAGTGGACCCGCGAGCGCATCGAGGCTGCCGCCGCCGGCAAGGCCTCACTGCGGGTCGACCTGCCGCAACCGCTGCGCGTGATGTTGTTCTACGTGACCGCGGCCGTGGTGCCGGGTGAAGGTGTGGTCCACTTCGTTGCCGACGTGTACGGTCACGACCGGCGACTCGAAGCGCTGTTGGCGCGGCCGCCGGCACGCTGAGTCGCGCTGCGCGCGCCGACGGCCTTCAGTGGCGGGTCGCGCCGCCCTGGCCGTGCACCTGGCCCCGGTGACCGGCGCGGTACAGCGTGCCTTCCGGGTCGCGCGGCGGTTCGTCGTATTGCTGGCGTTCCGCCTGCCGGGCCGACATCTTGTCGCCCAGCGCCGGCGCGACCTTCGCGGCGAGCACGTTGAGGCGCGCCATCGACCCGACCTTGACGTCCCGACCACCGTCGACCGCGGCCTTGAGGATCGCCTTGGCCACGTCTTCGGGGTCGATCTGCGGCGTCGGCAGCTTGGGCTCGCGGTCCATGTAATTCCGCGCATTCTGCGGAAACGGCGTGTCGACGGCGGTCGGCTGGATCAGCGTGATGCTGACCGGCGCTTTCTCGATCTCCTCGACCTCCACGCGCAAGGCGTCGGTGAAGCCCTTCACCGCGTGCTTGGACGCGCTGTACATGCCTTGCAGCGGCACCACCGCGTCCGACACTTCGCTGCCGACGTTGATCAGGGCCCCGCCGCTTTGCCGCAGGTGCGGCAGCGCCACCAGCGAGCCGTTCACCACACCCCAGAAATTGGTGTCGAACAAGCGCCGGCAGTCGGCTTCGGGCACGTCTTCCAGGCGCCCGTAAATGCTGACGCCCGCGTCGTTCACCCAGGTGTCGATGCGCCCGAAGCGCAGCACCGCCGCATCGGCCACCCGCTGCACTTCGGCGCGATGGCCGACATCGGCCACCACCGGCAGGGCCTCGCAGCGACCGCCGGCCGACAGTTCA from Caldimonas brevitalea encodes the following:
- a CDS encoding PAS domain S-box protein, whose product is MSHHFPSLPGFDDRTVFRTLFSAYPDALLLVDAQGDIVLANPAACELLGYRADELLGLGVDVLVPDSIRPRHAAYRAAYGKAPRPRPMGTQTELVAKRRDGTEVMVEIALSPLQEHGLPYVVAAIRGIGDYPRVRQALQRARYSEHVAQFGRLAVDERDPQVLLAQVPRVAAEALQTEMAAVFLLEPNGLEFRVAGALAPLPGESAGDLIPNRPDTPAGYVLSFGRPVVVENYRDERRFVTPDAYLTAGLTSAAAVPLSDRGRSIGVLTVRSRAAQTFGDDELRFLESLSNLLATSLQRAQSEEALNHSQRLESVGQLTGGIAHDFNNLLTVISGNLQVLEQLPLVEQDDFAPQLVAAAMRATKRGAELTGKLLAFSRRQVLQPTQVDTGALIDSLADMLRRTLDQRIQIDVQIDTPAPVCLADPGQLESALLNIAINARDAMPDGGRLTFSCRSMLALPPALHGEVSEDETSVDGFVAIAITDTGSGMPEAVKEHAFEPFFTTKEAGRGTGLGLATVYGFAKQSRGAVSLDSTLGVGTTVTLYLPGLAEAGASHDLEVDAQGSVPPGLRVLLVEDDAEVRVVVHRFLVSLGCHVTACLNGEEALVALGPQAPFDLLLTDIALGAGMRGTELAREAQQRFPALRVLLMSGFASGLLATPPPWELLRKPYTRGELAAAIVRVMSEAAGPTAAP
- a CDS encoding L,D-transpeptidase family protein, yielding MSRWRNSAAVVLLALVSLAPAGAADPSAVRPMPGATGATDALSAAIVARLHAGAFEAPASRAEQQELQRLYPPGRNAARWLDAGGRPGPQAQAALALLTTADREGLVPADYHAEALAQSAARLAGAGGPAPDEAAAWELGLSLGVLRYLRHLHVGRVDPSAVRFRLPVRDHHHDFAALLDEALQGHRLTALVTGLTPPFGQYRALREELARYRGLAASPPPAALQTVPALAAGQRHAVVPALRERLRMLGDLPAHEAVDPQSDHYDAPLAEAVRRFQLRHGLGVDGVLGRSTQETLNVPLARRVRQIELAMERLRWLPHPDGRPFIAINIPMFRLWAWSAGGPDAEPALNMRVVVGRALDTQTPVFTEEMRYLVFRPYWNVPSSIVRQEILPALERDPGYLDRHEMELVAGASDDAPAVAATPAHLALLRQGGLRLRQRPGPRNALGAVKFIFPNAHNVYLHGTPALSWFERSRRDASHGCVRLEDPLALAQWVLRDQPQWTRERIEAAAAGKASLRVDLPQPLRVMLFYVTAAVVPGEGVVHFVADVYGHDRRLEALLARPPAR
- a CDS encoding SDR family oxidoreductase; the protein is MSHVQHQALSQQVIVITGASSGIGLATAQAAAREGARLVLVARSGDTLQAIANELSAGGRCEALPVVADVGHRAEVQRVADAAVLRFGRIDTWVNDAGVSIYGRLEDVPEADCRRLFDTNFWGVVNGSLVALPHLRQSGGALINVGSEVSDAVVPLQGMYSASKHAVKGFTDALRVEVEEIEKAPVSITLIQPTAVDTPFPQNARNYMDREPKLPTPQIDPEDVAKAILKAAVDGGRDVKVGSMARLNVLAAKVAPALGDKMSARQAERQQYDEPPRDPEGTLYRAGHRGQVHGQGGATRH